A section of the Sceloporus undulatus isolate JIND9_A2432 ecotype Alabama chromosome 3, SceUnd_v1.1, whole genome shotgun sequence genome encodes:
- the TEX36 gene encoding LOW QUALITY PROTEIN: testis-expressed protein 36 (The sequence of the model RefSeq protein was modified relative to this genomic sequence to represent the inferred CDS: deleted 1 base in 1 codon), with protein MKTSNIPRISYSHYAKTDIKSRSNSQIDNRLPQMYKVREKKPVNTFPFSIHDNRHCLLNVGEYLDSGLGLKKFQQETCQQHSQNYFFLAHEPMNCTSQRTIYQTSFIQYPNIKPPLVGRFPKSHVEKSILKSALKSETEKECMWFAKGYADSNNLPSVKPEKSSVSGPEQPLPAEQVTECKEYSKEITV; from the exons ATGAAAACCTCAAATATTCCCCGAATCTCTTACAGCCACTATGCAAAAACAGATATTAAATCCAGAAGCAACTCTCAAATTGACAACAGATTGCCCCAGATGTATAAAGTTCGGGAGAAG aaaCCAGTAAATACATTCCCATTTTCTATCCATGACAATAGACATTGCTTACTGAATGTAGGAGAATATTTAGACTCT GGGCTGGGACTAAAGAAATTTCAACAAGAGACATGTCAACAGCATTCACAGAACTAC TTTTTTTTGGCTCATGAACCCATGAATTGTACTAGCCAACGTACAATTTATCAAACTTCATTTATCCAGTATCCAAATATTAAGCCACCGCTTGTGGGGCGATTTCCCAAAAGCCATGTAGAAAAGTCTATTCTGAAGTCTGCTTTGAAGTCTGAGACTGAGAAGGAGTGCATGTGGTTTGCAAAAGGCTATGCAGATTCTAATAATCTACCTTCTGTCAAGCCTGAGAAAAGCTCTGTCTCTGGGCCTGAGCAACCTTTACCTGCAGAGCAAGTGACAGAATGTAAAGAGTATTCAAAAGAAATTACAGTTTGA